The DNA sequence GTCGTTGATCGGGGCATTATATATTCATCGGAAGTAAAAAACAACTCAAAAGCCGCCGCGCGATCATGGCCGGTCCGCTGCGAGGCCTCATGCCGGTGAGGGCGTGATGGTTTCTGAACGCTGCGATGGGCTCCGTGGAGCAGAGTATCGGACGTGCTGCCTTAAGATGATGGCACGACTGTCCCGTCCTGCGCCCGGGGCAATTTCCCTTTACAGATCCCTCTAAAACCGGTACTATGCGCTCCATGAAATACGGAACCAAAGCGATCAAGCAGGTGAAACTGGAGCTCTGGCCCAATCCCAGCCCGGAGCGGGACTACGCGATCGAGATATCCTACCCCGAATTCACCTGTCTCTGCCCACGCTCGGGCTACCCCGATTTCGCCACGATCAGGGTCACCTATACGCCCGACCGGAAGGTCGTTGAGCTCAAGGCCCTGAAGCTCTGGTTGAACAGCTTTCGCGACAGGAGCGTATCCCACGAAGCCGCGACGAACCTGATCTTCGAGACCCTCGACCAGCAGCTCAAACCGCGCGCGCTGGAGGTCGTCGGAGACTTCAATGTCCGTGGCAACGTGAAAACGGTCATCCGGGTCGTCAAGTAGCCCGGACATTCTAATCCCTCCCGCGGCCTGTCCGCGCCAGAGATACCACTCCTCTCTC is a window from the Nitrospirota bacterium genome containing:
- the queF gene encoding preQ(1) synthase translates to MKYGTKAIKQVKLELWPNPSPERDYAIEISYPEFTCLCPRSGYPDFATIRVTYTPDRKVVELKALKLWLNSFRDRSVSHEAATNLIFETLDQQLKPRALEVVGDFNVRGNVKTVIRVVK